A genomic region of Gemmatimonadota bacterium contains the following coding sequences:
- a CDS encoding GntR family transcriptional regulator produces MEPPISIATGRADLVATKLADRIARGTLAAGTPLPEVELAASLGVSRNTLRDAIKRLAERGLVRLAPHRTAVVASLSRAGVIDLYRVRRLLELGAIDATRGAPPETYHEVGAALERLVGVTGAGGAQVIDADLGFHRAIVRLHRSPRVEQAFAGCLDELRLGLVYLDGHSMSLAGLVDEHRAVYRFLTQGRHDECRALLAGHLDASERQVLSATGVRSNP; encoded by the coding sequence ATGGAACCACCTATCAGCATCGCTACCGGCCGCGCCGATCTCGTCGCCACGAAGCTGGCCGATCGGATCGCCCGCGGCACACTCGCCGCCGGCACGCCGCTTCCGGAAGTCGAACTCGCGGCGAGCCTCGGGGTGTCCCGCAACACTCTCCGGGACGCGATCAAGCGACTGGCGGAGCGAGGCTTGGTGCGGTTGGCCCCCCATCGAACGGCGGTCGTGGCCTCCCTCAGCCGGGCCGGCGTCATCGACCTCTATCGGGTCCGGCGGCTCCTCGAACTCGGGGCGATCGACGCCACCCGGGGCGCACCGCCCGAAACCTACCACGAGGTCGGCGCCGCCCTCGAGCGGTTGGTCGGCGTGACGGGCGCCGGTGGGGCTCAAGTTATCGACGCCGATCTCGGTTTTCATCGAGCCATCGTCCGGCTCCACCGGAGTCCCCGAGTCGAGCAGGCCTTTGCCGGGTGCCTTGACGAGCTGCGGCTCGGGCTGGTTTACCTCGACGGCCACTCGATGTCGCTGGCCGGGCTGGTCGACGAGCATCGGGCGGTATATCGATTCTTGACCCAGGGCCGCCACGACGAGTGCCGGGCCCTGTTGGCAGGCCATCTCGACGCCTCCGAGCGGCAGGTCCTCTCGGCCACCGGCGTCCGGAGCAACCCCTAA